The following are from one region of the Salmo trutta chromosome 22, fSalTru1.1, whole genome shotgun sequence genome:
- the LOC115157994 gene encoding nexilin isoform X2 produces the protein MTEGLQNVADVAYDTTDVARGMNDVARDVSDVAPDMNDKAHGDVATEWHGLGAHKEDDAPHDKHDEALSENEEEVHTEEDEVHTEPEEDEEDEAHNMSEVEHRENDTAKDKPMQRSRSRKDKNDVTQNGVAHDMDNEKEDEEEDQLQNISEVALKQERLLRFKKPVARSYVPQIGKADVKNKFEAMQKAREERNSRRSQEEHQKRKEQYVKEREYNRRKQQIKELLASSDEEEEVKPAKVEKSYVPKITGSVKGKFAEMEKQRQEEERKRMEEERKKRATQDIMEKAKMQKELAKKAAEEGDDSILVCVVPSKPSRPPGRIKMNFEDLEKNREEELKRRTEEEKKKRYNENKQSFREAKRRSVIQDEDEEQPTEKEQVIPGKLKMTFEEAEKERQERLRKQAEREAKRRLQDEKKAFEVAKLEMGDDEEDSQGAQGEREVIQPGKLRLSFEELEKQRVENERKAAEAEYKRRMEEERRAFAEARKSMIVDDDDEVLLAMLNLEGSKPGKLCISFEDKERQRREAEEKKAEEEAKRRLEEEKRLFAEARKNMVLDEEEEGMFKSESQEALHPGKLEMNFEELLKQKEEADRKRKVEARKKKMELEKLEFEQLRQEMGEDEVNECSDTVSKEYEELKKLKRTGSIQAKNLKSKFEKIKQLKDEEIQKKIEDVRAKRKAVDEEIKEREEERIQEEDDDGKKDTEKGAEEAPFRQKVDMRARFEQMAKAREEEERKKVEEQKLQRMQFEQQEIDAALQKKREDEEEEEGSIINGSAAYEDEEDHARSGAPWFKKPLKNQSVVDAEPVRFTVKITGEPKPEVTWWFEGEMLQDCEDYQYIERGETFCLYLPETFPEDEGEYMCKAVNSRGTAASTCILTIESKQSSV, from the exons ATGACTGAGGGGTTACAGAATGTTGCTGATGTCGCATACGACACGACTGATGTGGCACGCGGCATGAACGATGTGGCACGCGACGTGAGTGACGTGGCACCCGATATGAATGATAAAGCGCATGGCGACGTCGCGACCGAGTGGCACGGGCTTGGGGCACACAAAGAGGACGATGCCCCACATGACAAGCATGATGAGGCACTTAGCGAGAATGAGGAAGAGGTTCACACCGAAGAGGACGAGGTTCACACAGAgcctgaggaggatgaggaagatgaggCACACAACATGAGTGAGGTGGAGCACAGAGAAAATGATACGGCAAAGGACAAGCCAATGCAAAGGTCAAGATCGAGGAAGGACAAGAATGATGTGACACAAAATGGTGTGGCTCATGACATGGACAATGAAAAAGAGGACGAAGAGGAAGACCAGTTACAGAACATATCTGAAGTGGCACTGAAACAAGAG AGACTCCTGCGCTTCAAAAAGCCGGTGGCCAGGAGCTACGTGCCCCAGATTGGTAAGGCTGACGTGAAGAACAAGTTTGAGGCCATGCAGAAGGCCAGGGAGGAGCGCAACAGTAGGAGGAGCCAGGAGGAGCACCAAAAGAGGAAGGAGCAGTATGTCAAGGAGAGGGAATACAACCGCAGGAAGCAACAG ATAAAAGAACTACTCGCCTccagtgatgaggaggaggaggtgaagccAGCCAAGGTAGAGAAATCCTACGTCCCCAAGATCACAG GTAGCGTGAAGGGGAAGTTTGCTGAGATGGAGAAgcagagacaggaggaggagaggaagaggatggaggaggagaggaagaagcgcGCCACCCAGGACATCATGGAGAAAGCGAAGATGCAGAAGGAGCTGGCCAAGAAAGCTGCAGAG GAGGGAGATGACAGCATCCTGGTCTGCGTGGTGCCGTCGAAGCCATCGCGACCTCCAGGCAGGATCAAGATGAACTTTGAGGACCTGGAGAAGAACCGTGAGGAAGAGCTGAAGAGGAGGactgaggaggagaagaagaagcgCTACAACGAGAACAAGCAGTCCTTCCGCGAGGCCAAGCGGCGCTCGGTTATACAG gatgaggatgaggagcaACCCACGGAGAAGGAACAGGTGATTCCTGGGAAACTGAAGATGACGTTTGAGGAGGCGGAGAAGGAGAGGCAGGAAAGGCTGAGGAAGCAAGCTGAGAGGGAAGCTAAACGACGTCTGCAAGACGAGAAGAAAGCCTTCGAAGTGGCCAAGCTGGAAATG GGCGACGATGAGGAGGACTCACAAGGAGCTCAGGGCGAGAGAGAGGTGATCCAGCCGGGTAAACTAAGGCTGAGCTTCGAGGAGCTTGAGAAACAGAGGGTAGAGAATGAGCGTAAGGCAGCAGAGGCGGAGTACAAGAGACGaatggaagaggagaggagggctttCGCCGAGGCCAGGAAAAGCATG ATAGTGGATGATGACGATGAGGTGTTGCTGGCCATGCTGAACCTGGAGGGCAGCAAGCCAGGGAAGCTGTGCATCAGCTTCGAGGACAAGGAGCGTCAGAGGAGAGAGGCGGAGGAGAAGAAAGCAGAGGAGGAGGCCAagaggaggctggaggaggaAAAGAGGCTCTTCGCAGAGGCCCGCAAGAATATG GTGCTAGACGAGGAAGAGGAAGGGATGTTCAAGAGCGAGTCCCAGGAAGCATTGCACCCTGGGAAACTAGAGATGAACTTTGAGGAGCTGCTGAAGCAGAAGGAGGAAGCCGATAGGAAGCGCAAGGTGGAGGCGCGCAAAAAGAAAATGGAGCTGGAGAAACTGGAGTTTGAGCAGCTCAGACAAGAGATGGGAGAG GATGAAGTGAATGAGTGCTCTGATACAGTGAGTAAGGAGTATGAGGAGCTGAAGAAACTCAAGAGGACCGGCTCCATCCAGGCCAAAAACCTCAAGTCCAAGTTTGAGAAGATCAAGCAGTTGAAAGACGAGGAGATCCAGAAAAAGATTGAGGACGTGAGAGCAAAGAGAAAGGCCGTAGACGAGGAAAtcaaagagagggaagaagagcgGATCCAGGAG GAGGATGATGACGGCAAAAAGGACACAGAGAAGGGGGCTGAGGAGGCTCCGTTCAGACAGAAGGTGGACATGCGTGCACGGTTCGAACAAATGGCCAAagccagagaggaggaggagaggaaaaaggtGGAAGAACAGAAGCTGCAGAGGATGCAGTTCGAGCAGCAAGAGATTGACGCCGCTCTCCAAAAA AAaagggaagatgaggaggaggaagagggaagcATCATCAATGGCTCGGCAGCCTATGAGGATGAGGAGGACCACGCCAGGTCGGGGGCTCCGTGGTTTAAGAAGCCCCTGAAGAACCAATCGGTGGTGGATGCCGAGCCAGTGCGGTTCACGGTGAAGATCACCGGGGAGCCCAAGCCAGAGGTGACCTGGTGGTTTGAGGGGGAGATGCTCCAGGACTGTGAGGACTATCAGtacatagagagaggggagacattCTGCCTCTACCTGCCAGAGACCTTCCCTGAGGATGAGGGAGAGtacatgtgcaaagctgtcaacagcAGAGGCACCGCTGCCAGCACCTGTATCCTAACGATAGAAAGTAAGCAATCGTCCGTCTGA
- the LOC115157994 gene encoding nexilin isoform X1 produces the protein MTEGLQNVADVAYDTTDVARGMNDVARDVSDVAPDMNDKAHGDVATEWHGLGAHKEDDAPHDKHDEALSENEEEVHTEEDEVHTEPEEDEEDEAHNMSEVEHRENDTAKDKPMQRSRSRKDKNDVTQNGVAHDMDNEKEDEEEDQLQNISEVALKQERLLRFKKPVARSYVPQIGKADVKNKFEAMQKAREERNSRRSQEEHQKRKEQYVKEREYNRRKQQIKELLASSDEEEEVKPAKVEKSYVPKITGSVKGKFAEMEKQRQEEERKRMEEERKKRATQDIMEKAKMQKELAKKAAEEGDDSILVCVVPSKPSRPPGRIKMNFEDLEKNREEELKRRTEEEKKKRYNENKQSFREAKRRSVIQDEDEEQPTEKEQVIPGKLKMTFEEAEKERQERLRKQAEREAKRRLQDEKKAFEVAKLEMGDDEEDSQGAQGEREVIQPGKLRLSFEELEKQRVENERKAAEAEYKRRMEEERRAFAEARKSMIVDDDDEVLLAMLNLEGSKPGKLCISFEDKERQRREAEEKKAEEEAKRRLEEEKRLFAEARKNMSPLDREKSKTSYQDGEVLDEEEEGMFKSESQEALHPGKLEMNFEELLKQKEEADRKRKVEARKKKMELEKLEFEQLRQEMGEDEVNECSDTVSKEYEELKKLKRTGSIQAKNLKSKFEKIKQLKDEEIQKKIEDVRAKRKAVDEEIKEREEERIQEEDDDGKKDTEKGAEEAPFRQKVDMRARFEQMAKAREEEERKKVEEQKLQRMQFEQQEIDAALQKKREDEEEEEGSIINGSAAYEDEEDHARSGAPWFKKPLKNQSVVDAEPVRFTVKITGEPKPEVTWWFEGEMLQDCEDYQYIERGETFCLYLPETFPEDEGEYMCKAVNSRGTAASTCILTIETEDY, from the exons ATGACTGAGGGGTTACAGAATGTTGCTGATGTCGCATACGACACGACTGATGTGGCACGCGGCATGAACGATGTGGCACGCGACGTGAGTGACGTGGCACCCGATATGAATGATAAAGCGCATGGCGACGTCGCGACCGAGTGGCACGGGCTTGGGGCACACAAAGAGGACGATGCCCCACATGACAAGCATGATGAGGCACTTAGCGAGAATGAGGAAGAGGTTCACACCGAAGAGGACGAGGTTCACACAGAgcctgaggaggatgaggaagatgaggCACACAACATGAGTGAGGTGGAGCACAGAGAAAATGATACGGCAAAGGACAAGCCAATGCAAAGGTCAAGATCGAGGAAGGACAAGAATGATGTGACACAAAATGGTGTGGCTCATGACATGGACAATGAAAAAGAGGACGAAGAGGAAGACCAGTTACAGAACATATCTGAAGTGGCACTGAAACAAGAG AGACTCCTGCGCTTCAAAAAGCCGGTGGCCAGGAGCTACGTGCCCCAGATTGGTAAGGCTGACGTGAAGAACAAGTTTGAGGCCATGCAGAAGGCCAGGGAGGAGCGCAACAGTAGGAGGAGCCAGGAGGAGCACCAAAAGAGGAAGGAGCAGTATGTCAAGGAGAGGGAATACAACCGCAGGAAGCAACAG ATAAAAGAACTACTCGCCTccagtgatgaggaggaggaggtgaagccAGCCAAGGTAGAGAAATCCTACGTCCCCAAGATCACAG GTAGCGTGAAGGGGAAGTTTGCTGAGATGGAGAAgcagagacaggaggaggagaggaagaggatggaggaggagaggaagaagcgcGCCACCCAGGACATCATGGAGAAAGCGAAGATGCAGAAGGAGCTGGCCAAGAAAGCTGCAGAG GAGGGAGATGACAGCATCCTGGTCTGCGTGGTGCCGTCGAAGCCATCGCGACCTCCAGGCAGGATCAAGATGAACTTTGAGGACCTGGAGAAGAACCGTGAGGAAGAGCTGAAGAGGAGGactgaggaggagaagaagaagcgCTACAACGAGAACAAGCAGTCCTTCCGCGAGGCCAAGCGGCGCTCGGTTATACAG gatgaggatgaggagcaACCCACGGAGAAGGAACAGGTGATTCCTGGGAAACTGAAGATGACGTTTGAGGAGGCGGAGAAGGAGAGGCAGGAAAGGCTGAGGAAGCAAGCTGAGAGGGAAGCTAAACGACGTCTGCAAGACGAGAAGAAAGCCTTCGAAGTGGCCAAGCTGGAAATG GGCGACGATGAGGAGGACTCACAAGGAGCTCAGGGCGAGAGAGAGGTGATCCAGCCGGGTAAACTAAGGCTGAGCTTCGAGGAGCTTGAGAAACAGAGGGTAGAGAATGAGCGTAAGGCAGCAGAGGCGGAGTACAAGAGACGaatggaagaggagaggagggctttCGCCGAGGCCAGGAAAAGCATG ATAGTGGATGATGACGATGAGGTGTTGCTGGCCATGCTGAACCTGGAGGGCAGCAAGCCAGGGAAGCTGTGCATCAGCTTCGAGGACAAGGAGCGTCAGAGGAGAGAGGCGGAGGAGAAGAAAGCAGAGGAGGAGGCCAagaggaggctggaggaggaAAAGAGGCTCTTCGCAGAGGCCCGCAAGAATATG AGCCCCCTGGATCGGGAAAAATCTAAGACTTCATATCAAGATGGAGAA GTGCTAGACGAGGAAGAGGAAGGGATGTTCAAGAGCGAGTCCCAGGAAGCATTGCACCCTGGGAAACTAGAGATGAACTTTGAGGAGCTGCTGAAGCAGAAGGAGGAAGCCGATAGGAAGCGCAAGGTGGAGGCGCGCAAAAAGAAAATGGAGCTGGAGAAACTGGAGTTTGAGCAGCTCAGACAAGAGATGGGAGAG GATGAAGTGAATGAGTGCTCTGATACAGTGAGTAAGGAGTATGAGGAGCTGAAGAAACTCAAGAGGACCGGCTCCATCCAGGCCAAAAACCTCAAGTCCAAGTTTGAGAAGATCAAGCAGTTGAAAGACGAGGAGATCCAGAAAAAGATTGAGGACGTGAGAGCAAAGAGAAAGGCCGTAGACGAGGAAAtcaaagagagggaagaagagcgGATCCAGGAG GAGGATGATGACGGCAAAAAGGACACAGAGAAGGGGGCTGAGGAGGCTCCGTTCAGACAGAAGGTGGACATGCGTGCACGGTTCGAACAAATGGCCAAagccagagaggaggaggagaggaaaaaggtGGAAGAACAGAAGCTGCAGAGGATGCAGTTCGAGCAGCAAGAGATTGACGCCGCTCTCCAAAAA AAaagggaagatgaggaggaggaagagggaagcATCATCAATGGCTCGGCAGCCTATGAGGATGAGGAGGACCACGCCAGGTCGGGGGCTCCGTGGTTTAAGAAGCCCCTGAAGAACCAATCGGTGGTGGATGCCGAGCCAGTGCGGTTCACGGTGAAGATCACCGGGGAGCCCAAGCCAGAGGTGACCTGGTGGTTTGAGGGGGAGATGCTCCAGGACTGTGAGGACTATCAGtacatagagagaggggagacattCTGCCTCTACCTGCCAGAGACCTTCCCTGAGGATGAGGGAGAGtacatgtgcaaagctgtcaacagcAGAGGCACCGCTGCCAGCACCTGTATCCTAACGATAGAAA cTGAGGACTACTGA